In Bacteriovorax sp. Seq25_V, the following are encoded in one genomic region:
- a CDS encoding exodeoxyribonuclease III: MKIASWNVAGLRACEKKGYHDWVRDFDADIICLQETKALPEQLNDSLVNPVNHEAIYAPAEKKGYSGVSTWVRKGIEHKHTIGLGIEKFDCEGRTIITEFSNFILINCYFPNGQRDHGRVPYKLEFSREVAKKALTLKKKTKKEVIITGDYNTAHHEIDLANPKTNTKSTGFLPIEREWMDEFKGQGFTDIFREFTPDENGHYTWWTFRGDCRARNIGWRIDYFWSTNELLPRVKACEHHSDVMGSDHCPISMILEV; encoded by the coding sequence ATAAAAATTGCATCATGGAACGTCGCTGGTCTTAGGGCCTGTGAAAAAAAAGGTTATCACGATTGGGTTAGAGATTTTGATGCCGACATTATTTGTCTACAGGAAACCAAAGCATTACCTGAACAATTAAATGACTCCCTGGTTAATCCCGTAAATCATGAAGCAATCTACGCACCGGCCGAAAAGAAAGGCTATTCGGGGGTTTCTACGTGGGTTAGAAAAGGAATTGAGCATAAGCATACTATTGGTCTTGGTATTGAGAAGTTTGACTGTGAAGGAAGGACTATCATTACTGAGTTTTCAAACTTCATACTTATCAATTGCTACTTTCCAAATGGCCAACGCGACCACGGACGTGTTCCTTATAAATTAGAATTTAGCCGTGAAGTTGCGAAGAAGGCCTTAACACTCAAAAAGAAAACTAAGAAAGAAGTTATTATTACTGGTGATTATAATACGGCTCACCATGAAATTGATCTTGCAAATCCAAAAACAAATACTAAGTCTACAGGATTTCTTCCAATTGAGAGAGAGTGGATGGATGAGTTTAAAGGCCAGGGCTTTACAGATATTTTTAGAGAGTTCACTCCAGATGAAAATGGTCACTACACGTGGTGGACTTTTAGAGGTGACTGCCGAGCGAGAAATATCGGATGGCGTATTGATTACTTCTGGTCAACAAATGAACTTCTCCCAAGAGTGAAGGCCTGTGAACATCATAGCGATGTGATGGGAAGTGATCACTGTCCAATCTCAATGATATTAGAGGTTTAA
- a CDS encoding DOPA 4,5-dioxygenase family protein: MNITVLDYHVHLYYDENSIEFAKDLAHRCKEKFPIEIWHFHEKFVGPHPMWSVQLSVQTADFGRVFEWITLNHKHLIVFTHPNTGDDLLDHTDHAIWLGKSLDLNIDIFKKA; this comes from the coding sequence ATGAATATTACAGTTTTAGATTATCACGTTCATCTCTACTACGATGAAAACTCAATAGAATTTGCAAAAGATCTCGCTCATAGATGCAAGGAAAAGTTTCCAATTGAAATTTGGCACTTCCATGAAAAATTTGTGGGCCCTCACCCAATGTGGAGTGTGCAATTAAGTGTTCAGACTGCCGACTTTGGTCGTGTGTTTGAATGGATCACTCTTAATCATAAGCATCTTATTGTCTTCACCCACCCAAATACAGGAGATGATCTTCTTGATCATACTGATCATGCAATTTGGCTCGGTAAATCACTTGATTTAAATATCGACATCTTTAAGAAGGCCTAG
- a CDS encoding DUF938 domain-containing protein, whose translation MEKMISEACERNKGPILEKLKGVIDGKRDLNILEIGSGTGQHAAFFASELSNVSWSTSDLKENHEQIKLWIEGIKNIKQPIQFESGKDEFPQGDFDIVYTANTLHIMSWKNVKTLIKQIGKALKGDARVCIYGPFNYHGKFTSESNENFDAWLKDRNPMSGIRSFEDICNNFVKYNFILENDFEMPANNRFLVFKKLK comes from the coding sequence ATGGAAAAAATGATAAGCGAAGCTTGTGAGCGAAATAAAGGACCAATCCTTGAGAAGCTCAAAGGGGTTATCGATGGCAAGAGAGATTTGAATATTCTTGAGATCGGTAGTGGAACTGGTCAGCACGCAGCTTTCTTTGCTAGCGAACTTTCTAATGTGTCTTGGTCTACAAGTGACCTTAAAGAAAATCATGAGCAGATTAAACTTTGGATTGAAGGAATAAAAAATATCAAGCAACCAATTCAATTTGAATCGGGGAAAGATGAATTTCCTCAAGGTGACTTTGACATTGTTTATACTGCAAATACTCTTCATATCATGTCTTGGAAAAATGTTAAGACACTTATTAAGCAAATAGGAAAGGCCTTGAAAGGTGACGCCCGCGTTTGTATCTATGGCCCTTTTAATTATCATGGAAAATTTACGAGTGAGAGTAATGAAAATTTCGATGCTTGGCTGAAGGATAGAAATCCTATGAGCGGGATTAGAAGTTTCGAAGATATCTGTAATAATTTTGTGAAATATAACTTTATATTAGAAAATGATTTTGAAATGCCTGCTAATAATCGTTTCCTAGTTTTTAAAAAGTTAAAGTGA
- a CDS encoding fatty acid desaturase codes for MKSSAIFKNICKDKYYLLKLYSVETLLFSIAILILLKFRSFEALNFSAVDFLLLIPAVIMGWLVSSFLHNTSHDNIKNRFLNLFVGEFCGAWVMYGFRNFILIHILHHKYTDEEFDPVNPSGMTFLVFVTAPMRYMIKRAKSFLEDNYKSEENYHKIMIGHDILFHLNLVLRLAFWFTLFGPKLFLLFYIPSVISNIAILAHINYVCHQDHEDGSVEIFNLNHNLYYKVANFITIGGYYHKSHHLNQNLFDPRALKTKRSKERLISKQAQGISLHQDYQYSGSLISKYFEINGIWGERKKNFEKAQSKDRLAVVHRLSL; via the coding sequence ATGAAAAGCAGTGCTATCTTTAAGAATATTTGTAAGGACAAGTATTATCTTCTGAAGCTTTATTCAGTGGAGACCTTACTATTTTCAATAGCTATTCTTATACTTTTAAAATTTAGATCATTCGAAGCTCTCAATTTTTCAGCGGTTGACTTTTTATTGTTAATTCCAGCTGTTATTATGGGCTGGCTTGTTTCTTCATTTCTTCACAATACTTCCCACGATAATATTAAAAATCGTTTTTTAAATCTATTTGTAGGTGAGTTTTGTGGAGCATGGGTAATGTATGGCTTTAGAAATTTTATTCTGATTCATATCCTTCATCATAAATATACGGATGAAGAATTTGATCCTGTAAATCCGTCAGGTATGACATTTCTTGTTTTTGTGACTGCGCCAATGCGCTATATGATTAAAAGAGCTAAATCATTCTTAGAAGATAATTATAAATCAGAAGAAAATTATCATAAGATTATGATTGGGCATGATATTCTTTTTCATCTGAATCTTGTTTTGAGACTTGCTTTCTGGTTTACTCTATTTGGACCAAAGCTTTTTTTACTTTTTTATATTCCATCTGTAATTAGCAATATTGCTATTCTTGCTCATATTAATTATGTTTGCCATCAAGACCATGAAGACGGAAGTGTGGAGATTTTTAACCTTAATCATAACCTCTATTATAAAGTTGCAAACTTCATAACGATCGGTGGCTATTATCATAAGAGTCATCACTTAAACCAAAATCTCTTTGATCCACGTGCTCTAAAAACAAAACGTTCAAAAGAGAGGTTGATTTCCAAGCAAGCACAAGGAATCTCTCTACATCAGGACTATCAATATTCAGGATCTTTAATTTCAAAGTATTTTGAAATCAATGGGATTTGGGGCGAGAGAAAGAAGAATTTTGAGAAGGCCCAGTCAAAAGATAGACTGGCCGTTGTCCATCGCTTAAGTCTATAG
- a CDS encoding cytochrome P450 yields the protein MANENRKSSFKKAITFVRLSHIPGPRGLKYINYVKEFQKNILAAFTQTHNEYGKIASFPWPMNSVIIYDPKMIKEVLIENNRSFIKGEQIEEIRAVVGNGLATNNDFNLWLRNRTIISKEFGNNAITRYEPSIKNITSKMVANFSDSINICDFCKKVTFDIACEIFLGSNLGEEKAKIVSEAVDYTSIVTYERIFEFFPIPYWVPTKKNFKFKRHFKNLETIVMELITKERENPRPTELSSVLQRLVHAKDEETGTSLRDDELRDEILTIMLAGHETTAHTLSWIFGLLAKHQDIQEKLFIEIQRNDDYLDLVIHEAMRLYPAFPVLSRKASKDTQIGDLQIFKNTNVVIPIYVMQRSEKYHQDPLEFKPDRFITNEINKEHRSIPFSKGPRRCIGELFSLSEIKIIIKEVLNNFQLELSDELPLAEAYVSLRPKKDILIKLTSRL from the coding sequence ATGGCAAATGAAAATCGCAAATCTAGTTTTAAAAAGGCAATCACTTTTGTCAGACTTTCCCATATCCCAGGCCCTCGAGGGTTGAAATATATTAACTATGTAAAAGAGTTTCAAAAAAATATTTTAGCGGCATTCACACAAACGCATAATGAATATGGAAAAATAGCAAGCTTCCCATGGCCAATGAACTCTGTAATTATCTATGATCCAAAAATGATTAAAGAAGTTCTCATCGAGAATAATCGCTCATTCATTAAAGGAGAACAGATTGAAGAGATTAGGGCCGTTGTTGGAAATGGCCTCGCCACAAATAATGATTTTAACCTTTGGTTACGAAATAGAACAATTATTTCAAAAGAGTTTGGAAATAACGCAATTACAAGATATGAACCATCTATCAAAAATATCACCTCAAAAATGGTTGCTAATTTTTCAGATTCAATCAATATATGTGATTTTTGCAAAAAGGTAACGTTTGATATTGCATGTGAGATTTTTCTTGGTTCAAATTTGGGAGAAGAAAAAGCAAAGATCGTGAGTGAAGCAGTAGACTATACCTCAATCGTAACATACGAGAGAATTTTCGAGTTCTTCCCTATTCCTTACTGGGTACCAACAAAGAAAAATTTTAAATTCAAAAGACATTTTAAAAATTTAGAAACAATAGTGATGGAACTTATTACTAAAGAGAGAGAGAACCCAAGACCCACAGAACTCTCCAGTGTACTTCAGCGACTTGTGCATGCAAAAGATGAAGAGACTGGAACGTCACTTAGAGATGATGAGCTTAGAGATGAGATTTTAACTATAATGCTCGCAGGTCACGAAACGACTGCACACACTCTATCTTGGATATTTGGACTACTAGCAAAGCATCAGGATATCCAGGAAAAGCTATTTATAGAAATTCAGCGAAATGATGATTATCTTGATCTCGTTATACACGAGGCTATGCGTCTCTATCCGGCATTTCCAGTTCTATCGAGAAAAGCTTCTAAAGATACGCAAATTGGAGACTTACAAATTTTCAAAAATACTAATGTTGTTATTCCAATATATGTCATGCAACGAAGTGAAAAATATCATCAAGATCCTTTAGAATTTAAACCTGATCGTTTTATAACGAATGAAATTAATAAAGAACATCGTTCGATACCTTTCTCAAAAGGACCAAGACGTTGTATTGGCGAACTATTTTCTTTAAGTGAAATAAAAATAATTATTAAAGAGGTTTTAAATAACTTTCAACTGGAATTAAGTGATGAGCTTCCTCTCGCAGAAGCTTATGTTAGCTTAAGACCAAAGAAAGATATTTTGATAAAGCTAACAAGTCGACTATAG
- a CDS encoding methyl-accepting chemotaxis protein yields the protein MKKLKNIGLKVQITLMTAIVSAICIVVISFISSIRSKSALLDISKGQLDSTSKLMSDKANEYFSSLETFTGILSKDRLIEGLFIAFEGAFYGGAFSTDSDQKILTPSYISNDKLYGDRIRLTAKDYKLKSIMLVSINGQVIMNSIYDEKYHFLGRSLRNGALKGSALSKCFEQAIASDSNKMFFADYALYQTSGDVHSFICQRALAEFPHPDEGIAKGDVLGVLVTEVDQAYINGILSSREGMGETGQTYLVGEDGILRSNMFIESGKFNVTNSLKENIKIENEAVKNALANNVGSLTLVGPLGKEVLTSYRTLRVIDRNWAFIAEREITDILAPVNKMIYFIVLISFILFGIIVFVSWYATSMLSRPITSSTDHLKEISGDVGENAQIVKKYSEDLGNASGNLASSIQETVSTMDEITQMVNKNLENVDQSTMLSEASKNAATEGLGIVSKMREAMNDINGTNNNITEEMRELSEQMVEIISVIEEIGAKTSVINDIVFQTKLLSFNASVEAARAGEHGKGFSVVAEEVGNLATASGTAATEISTMLQESVGKVQQIVNSSKDKIARVTEEGAMKIQFGQTIATKCGEQLNLILENVNSVHGTISEVKLASNEQATGIREVSKAMQMLDQVSNDTQQISTDILKVAKTLNDGSEELEDIVKIFNNLISGKKKEAISEQ from the coding sequence ATGAAAAAATTAAAAAATATTGGACTTAAAGTACAAATTACTTTGATGACTGCAATCGTCTCAGCAATCTGTATTGTAGTTATCTCTTTCATTAGTTCTATTCGTTCTAAGAGTGCGCTTTTGGATATATCAAAAGGGCAACTTGATTCAACGAGTAAATTGATGTCGGATAAGGCGAATGAATACTTTTCATCACTAGAAACCTTTACAGGTATATTAAGTAAAGACCGCTTGATAGAGGGGTTGTTTATCGCATTTGAAGGAGCATTCTATGGTGGTGCATTTTCAACAGATAGTGATCAAAAAATTTTAACTCCTTCCTATATATCTAATGATAAATTATATGGAGATAGAATTAGATTAACAGCGAAAGATTATAAGTTAAAGTCGATCATGCTTGTTTCAATAAATGGGCAAGTAATTATGAATTCTATCTATGATGAGAAGTATCATTTTCTTGGGCGAAGCTTAAGGAATGGAGCATTGAAAGGCAGTGCTCTTAGTAAGTGTTTTGAGCAGGCCATTGCATCAGACAGTAATAAGATGTTCTTTGCTGACTATGCTCTATATCAAACATCAGGAGATGTGCACTCTTTTATTTGTCAGCGTGCTCTTGCTGAATTTCCTCATCCCGATGAGGGAATTGCAAAAGGAGATGTCCTAGGTGTTCTGGTCACAGAAGTTGATCAAGCTTATATCAATGGAATTCTTTCTTCTCGAGAAGGAATGGGTGAGACGGGACAAACTTACTTAGTAGGAGAGGACGGGATTTTAAGATCCAATATGTTCATTGAAAGTGGAAAGTTTAATGTTACAAACTCACTTAAAGAGAATATAAAAATAGAAAATGAAGCAGTTAAAAATGCTCTTGCAAATAATGTCGGAAGCCTTACTCTTGTTGGTCCACTAGGAAAAGAGGTTTTGACATCTTATAGAACACTCAGAGTTATTGACCGAAACTGGGCTTTTATCGCAGAGAGAGAAATTACAGATATCTTAGCTCCTGTAAATAAAATGATCTACTTTATTGTTCTTATTTCATTCATTCTTTTTGGAATTATTGTATTTGTAAGTTGGTACGCAACTTCAATGTTATCAAGGCCTATTACATCTTCTACAGATCATCTAAAAGAAATATCGGGAGACGTTGGAGAGAATGCACAGATTGTAAAAAAGTATTCTGAGGATCTTGGAAATGCTTCTGGAAATCTCGCAAGCTCGATCCAAGAAACGGTTTCAACAATGGATGAAATCACACAGATGGTTAATAAGAACCTTGAGAATGTTGATCAGTCAACAATGCTGTCGGAAGCGAGTAAGAACGCCGCTACAGAAGGACTAGGCATTGTAAGTAAAATGCGTGAAGCAATGAATGACATCAATGGTACTAATAATAATATCACTGAAGAAATGAGAGAGTTGAGTGAACAGATGGTTGAAATCATCTCAGTTATTGAAGAGATTGGAGCAAAGACTTCGGTAATCAATGATATCGTTTTTCAAACGAAGTTACTTTCGTTTAATGCTTCGGTAGAAGCCGCGCGAGCAGGAGAACATGGAAAGGGATTCTCTGTTGTCGCCGAAGAAGTTGGAAATCTCGCGACAGCTTCGGGAACAGCTGCAACGGAAATATCAACAATGCTTCAGGAGTCTGTAGGTAAAGTTCAACAAATTGTAAATTCTTCAAAAGATAAAATTGCACGAGTTACTGAAGAGGGAGCAATGAAAATTCAATTTGGTCAAACTATTGCGACTAAGTGTGGAGAGCAGTTAAATCTCATCCTTGAAAATGTAAATAGTGTCCATGGAACAATCTCTGAAGTAAAGCTAGCTTCTAATGAGCAGGCTACAGGTATTCGCGAAGTATCAAAAGCAATGCAGATGTTAGATCAGGTCTCAAACGATACACAGCAGATTTCGACT
- a CDS encoding cache domain-containing protein yields the protein MKKIFLITILSLTSFYSNAAGCTKEQAKAAVEKMCGEITAKGDAAKAEVAKFRFCDTNYVWVQDADVKMVVHPIKGRLNGKDLKGNKDEKGKFLFVEFDKVAKANAEGGWVDYYWTKPGDEAPTPKVSFVKQCAGDKKWIAGAGVWK from the coding sequence ATGAAGAAGATTTTCTTGATTACTATTTTATCATTAACTTCATTTTATTCGAATGCTGCAGGCTGTACTAAAGAACAGGCTAAGGCCGCTGTAGAGAAAATGTGCGGAGAAATTACTGCAAAAGGCGATGCTGCAAAAGCTGAGGTCGCAAAGTTTAGATTTTGTGACACTAATTATGTTTGGGTACAAGACGCAGATGTAAAAATGGTTGTTCATCCAATTAAGGGAAGACTTAACGGGAAAGACCTGAAAGGCAATAAAGATGAAAAAGGAAAATTCCTATTTGTTGAGTTTGATAAAGTTGCCAAGGCAAATGCTGAAGGTGGTTGGGTAGACTACTATTGGACTAAGCCAGGAGATGAGGCACCAACTCCAAAAGTGTCATTTGTTAAGCAGTGTGCAGGTGACAAAAAGTGGATTGCTGGTGCAGGTGTTTGGAAGTAA
- the proS gene encoding proline--tRNA ligase, whose translation MKTAITPTREEDFNEWYQEVVKSGDLAENSPVRGCMIIKPHGYSIWEGMQKHLDAEFKRTGHQNVYFPMLIPLSYLEKEAEHVEGFAKECAVVTHRRLVKDGDRLKPDGELGEPYVIRPTSEMVIGEAFAKWVNSYRDLPIKINQWANVMRWEMRPRIFLRTSEFLWQEGHTVHATAEEAVQETLTMLEVYRSFFEDVLAIPVMPGQKTESEKFPGADSTYTIEAMMQDGKALQGGTSHFLGQNFAKAQGIKFADKDLSEKYAFTTSWGVSTRMIGGLIMTHSDDDGLVLPPKIAAVHVKLLPIYKKEAEREEVLAYVNDLMAEVSKVDFNGGKVSVEVDDRDIRGGEKYWSNVKKGYPIILEIGPRDVKNGKVFMTRRDLGTGAKSGIAKDDFISSVASMLEEAQANLYTRAKEKRDANIVEISSKDQFEEVFSRKEFPNKMGFAYIADNEESRNILSEKQMSFRCMPLTEQEVEGKTCIFTGEPVKRRVIIAKSY comes from the coding sequence ATGAAAACAGCAATTACCCCAACGAGAGAAGAAGATTTTAATGAATGGTACCAAGAAGTTGTAAAGTCTGGAGACCTTGCTGAGAATTCTCCCGTTCGTGGATGTATGATTATAAAGCCTCACGGCTATTCGATTTGGGAAGGAATGCAGAAGCATTTAGATGCTGAGTTCAAAAGAACTGGGCACCAAAACGTTTATTTTCCAATGCTAATTCCACTTAGCTACCTTGAGAAAGAAGCTGAGCACGTAGAGGGTTTTGCGAAAGAATGTGCGGTTGTTACTCACCGTCGTCTTGTAAAAGATGGAGATAGATTAAAACCAGATGGTGAACTTGGTGAGCCATATGTAATTCGTCCAACAAGTGAGATGGTAATTGGTGAAGCATTCGCGAAATGGGTAAACTCATACCGTGATCTTCCAATTAAAATCAATCAGTGGGCAAACGTTATGAGATGGGAGATGAGGCCAAGAATCTTCCTACGTACATCTGAATTCCTATGGCAAGAAGGACACACAGTACACGCTACTGCAGAAGAGGCAGTCCAGGAAACTTTAACAATGCTTGAAGTTTATCGCTCATTCTTTGAAGATGTACTTGCTATTCCTGTAATGCCTGGTCAAAAAACTGAATCAGAAAAATTTCCTGGTGCAGATAGCACTTATACAATCGAAGCGATGATGCAAGATGGGAAGGCGCTTCAGGGTGGAACTTCTCACTTTCTTGGACAGAACTTTGCTAAGGCTCAAGGAATTAAATTCGCAGATAAAGATCTTAGTGAAAAATATGCTTTCACAACTTCATGGGGAGTTTCGACTCGTATGATTGGTGGTCTTATCATGACTCACTCTGATGATGATGGACTTGTGCTTCCTCCAAAAATTGCAGCAGTTCATGTAAAACTACTTCCAATTTACAAGAAAGAAGCTGAGAGAGAAGAAGTTCTTGCTTATGTAAATGACTTAATGGCAGAAGTTTCAAAAGTTGACTTTAATGGTGGAAAAGTTTCTGTTGAAGTTGATGATCGTGATATTCGTGGAGGTGAGAAGTACTGGAGTAATGTGAAGAAAGGTTACCCAATCATTCTTGAAATCGGTCCACGTGATGTTAAAAATGGTAAAGTATTTATGACAAGAAGAGATCTTGGAACTGGTGCTAAATCAGGAATTGCAAAAGATGATTTTATCTCTTCTGTAGCTTCGATGCTTGAGGAAGCTCAGGCGAATCTTTACACGAGAGCAAAAGAGAAGAGAGACGCGAATATTGTTGAAATCAGTTCAAAAGACCAATTTGAAGAAGTATTTTCAAGAAAAGAATTCCCAAATAAAATGGGATTTGCTTATATCGCAGACAATGAAGAATCGCGAAATATTCTTAGTGAGAAGCAAATGAGCTTCCGTTGTATGCCTTTAACTGAGCAAGAGGTTGAAGGTAAGACTTGTATCTTTACGGGTGAACCTGTTAAGAGAAGAGTTATCATCGCAAAAAGTTACTAA
- a CDS encoding glycosyltransferase, which translates to MARILLTSIGSLGDVNPIIALGKYLKANGHVITLATCERYRNNIQDAGLDFICVRPNYDPKDEALCKAIVHPTLTLYYVHKLILTEEQLELSINDFCDIVNDYDFVIGNVFSYAAKIACLKNNVKWVSLNLCALCFFSSYDPPALYPLLFLQKLKFGKRLIHKVLFRSMFKLVDYWGREVHRSYERHGLGKAGSLMLEAPFSKDLNIALFPKEFGTFQKDWPINTVQADFLNYSGEKTDLSDEVKYFLNNKEKPILVTLGSVAVYNLNEYLEPIIKLIENTKDRYILTIPDSYKERYAVLKEDRILLANFLPYTSVMPLTKAVIHQGGIGTVSNCYQSKVFQIIIPSCTDQFDNAYRVKKIGHGDFIPLKSLCYTKLKLKYSLIETFSVSIENGEHDRLSVLLSYLEL; encoded by the coding sequence ATGGCAAGAATTCTATTAACTTCTATTGGCTCTTTGGGAGATGTAAATCCAATTATTGCTCTTGGAAAGTATTTGAAGGCAAACGGTCACGTTATCACTTTGGCAACGTGCGAACGCTATAGAAATAATATACAAGATGCCGGCTTGGACTTTATCTGTGTTCGTCCTAATTACGATCCAAAAGACGAAGCTTTGTGTAAAGCAATTGTTCATCCGACACTAACTCTTTATTATGTCCATAAGTTAATTCTAACAGAGGAACAACTTGAACTTAGTATTAATGACTTTTGTGATATTGTTAATGATTATGATTTTGTAATTGGTAATGTATTTTCATATGCCGCAAAGATAGCGTGTCTTAAAAATAATGTGAAGTGGGTCTCTCTAAATCTTTGTGCTCTTTGTTTTTTTTCAAGTTATGACCCTCCAGCTCTTTATCCTCTTCTTTTTTTGCAAAAATTAAAGTTTGGAAAACGTCTCATACATAAAGTTTTATTTCGCTCGATGTTTAAACTCGTCGATTATTGGGGCCGTGAGGTTCATCGCTCATATGAGAGACATGGACTTGGAAAAGCCGGAAGCCTTATGCTAGAGGCTCCTTTCTCAAAAGACTTAAATATTGCATTATTTCCAAAAGAATTTGGCACTTTTCAAAAAGACTGGCCAATCAATACGGTTCAAGCTGACTTCTTAAATTATAGTGGAGAAAAAACTGATTTATCTGATGAAGTTAAATATTTCTTAAATAATAAAGAAAAACCAATACTTGTGACTCTAGGATCTGTGGCTGTGTATAATCTCAATGAGTATCTTGAACCAATAATTAAACTCATTGAAAATACGAAGGATCGCTATATCCTCACAATTCCTGATTCGTATAAAGAGCGCTATGCTGTTTTAAAAGAAGATAGAATTCTTCTCGCGAATTTTCTACCTTATACTTCAGTTATGCCTTTAACAAAGGCGGTTATTCATCAAGGAGGAATTGGAACTGTCTCCAATTGTTATCAATCTAAAGTATTTCAAATTATCATTCCATCTTGTACGGATCAATTTGATAACGCCTATCGTGTGAAGAAAATAGGTCACGGTGATTTTATTCCTTTAAAATCCCTATGCTATACTAAGCTTAAGCTTAAATATTCACTGATAGAAACCTTCTCTGTCTCCATTGAAAATGGTGAACATGATCGGTTATCAGTGTTGCTCTCTTATTTAGAATTATGA